One Chanodichthys erythropterus isolate Z2021 chromosome 22, ASM2448905v1, whole genome shotgun sequence DNA window includes the following coding sequences:
- the cdk9 gene encoding cyclin-dependent kinase 9, with translation MQRDKTGSSAGGEKPDRETAIMSKYYDGVEFPFCDEFSKYEKLAKIGQGTFGEVFKAKHRQTGKKVALKKVLMENEKEGFPITALREIKILQLLKHENVVNLIEICRTKATQFNRYKGSIYLVFDFCEHDLAGLLSNANVKFTLAEIKKVMQMLLNGLYYIHRNKILHRDMKAANVLITRDGVLKLADFGLARAFSLAKNSQGNRYTNRVVTLWYRPPELLLGERDYGPPIDLWGGGCIMAEMWTRSPIMQGNTEQHQLTLISQLCGSITPEVWPGVDKKYELYQKMELPKGQKRKVKDRLKAYVKDPYALDLIDKLLVLDPAQRIDSDDALNHDFFWSDPMPSDLKNMLSTHNTSMFEYLAPPRRRGHMPQQPANQNRNPATTSQSEFDRVF, from the exons ATGCAGCGCGACAAAACCGGAAGCTCCGCCGGCGGGGAGAA GCCGGACAGAGAGACGGCCATCATGTCTAAATACTATGATGGGGTCGAGTTTCCCTTCTGTGATGAGTTCTCTAAATATGAGAAGCTGGCGAAGATCGGACAGGGAACTTTTGG GGAGGTGTTCAAGGCCAAACACAGACAGACGGGGAAGAAGGTGGCTTTGAAAAAAGTGCTTATGGAGAATGAGAAAGAAGGG TTTCCTATCACAGCTCTGAGGGAGATCAAGATCTTACAGCTGCTGAAACATGAGAATGTGGTGAACCTCATTGAGATCTGCAGAACAAAAG CCACTCAATTTAACCGTTATAAGGGCAGCATCTATCTGGTGTTTGATTTCTGTGAGCATGACCTCGCTGGACTGCTGAGCAACGCTAATGTTAAATTCACCCTGGCTGAGATTAAGAAGGTCATGCAGATGCTGCTGAACGGGCTTTACTACATACACAGAAACAAG atCCTCCACAGAGACATGAAGGCTGCTAATGTTCTGATCACCAGAGATGGCGTTCTGAAGCTGGCTGATTTTGGTTTGGCCAGAGCATTTAGTTTGGCCAAGAACAGTCAGGGGAACCGCTACACAAACCGGGTCGTCACACTCTGGTACCGACCGCCTGAACTACTGTTGG gTGAGAGAGACTATGGGCCTCCTATAGATCTGTGGGGTGGAGGGTGTATCATGGCGGAAATGTGGACCAGAAGCCCCATCATGCAGGGCAACACAGAACAACATCAGCTCACCCTCATTAGCCAGCTGTGTGGCTCTATTACTCCTgag GTTTGGCCCGGTGTGGATAAGAAGTATGAACTCTATCAGAAGATGGAGCTTCCTAAAGGTCAGAAGCGGAAGGTGAAGGACAGACTCAAGGCTTATGTGAAAGACCCGTACGCTCTGGATCTCATCGACAAGTTGCTGGTTCTGGATCCGGCTCAGAGGATCGACAGCGACGACGCTCTCAACCACGACTTCTTCTGGTCCGACCCCATGCCCTCTGACCTCAAAAACATGCTCTCCACACACAACACCTCCATGTTTGAGTACCTCGCACCGCCGCGCAGGAGAGGTCACATGCCTCAGcagccagccaatcagaacagaAACCCTGCCACCaccagccaatcagagttcGACAGGGTCTTTTGA